DNA from Desulfuromonas thiophila:
CGCCGGTCGCGATGTGTTTGTACTGATGCCCACCGGCGCCGGCAAGTCCCTCTGTTACCAGATTCCGGCCCTGCACCGGCCCGGTACCGCTCTGGTGGTATCGCCGCTGGTGTCGCTGATGAAGGATCAGGTCGATGCTCTCACCGCCGCCGGTATCCGGGCGGCCTGCTACAACGCCACCCTGACGGCGGAACAGGCCCGCCAGGTGCTGGCGCGGCTGCACCGGCAGCAGCTCGATCTGCTCTATATCGCGCCGGAACGGCTGATGAGCGCGGCCTTTCTCGAACGGCTGCGGGAGGTGCCGCTGGCGCTGATCGCGGTGGACGAGGCCCACTGCGTGTCGCAGTGGGGCCATGATTTCCGCCCCGAATACGTTCAGCTCGGCCGCCTGCGCCAGCTGTTTCCGCAGGTGCCGCTCATTGCCCTGACGGCCACGGCCGACCGTCAGACGCGCCAGGACGTGGTGGCGCGCCTGGGCCTTGAGCAGGCTGAAACCTTTGTGCGCAGTTTCGATCGCCCCAATATTCAATACCGGGTGGTGGAAAAGCTCAAACCCTTTGCCCAGCTGGAGGCCTTTCTCAGCCGCCGGCGTGACCAGTCCGGCATCATCTACGCCCTGAGCCGCAAGCGGGTGGAGGAGATTGCCGCCAAGCTGGCCCAGCGCGGTCATGCCGCGGCCGCCTACCACGCCGGGCTGGCCGATGGCGAGCGCCAGGCGGTGCAGGAGGCCTTTCTGGCCGATGAGCTGCGGCTGGTGGTGGCGACGGTGGCCTTCGGCATGGGCATCGACAAGCCCAATGTGCGCTTTGTGGTGCATTACGATCTGCCCAAGAACATCGAAAGCTACTATCAGGAAACCGGCCGCGCCGGTCGTGACGGGCTGCCGGCGGAGGCGCTGCTGCTGTTCGGTTATGGCGATATCAGCATTGCCCGCGGTCTGATCAGCAAGGGCAGCAATGCCGAACAGGTACGCATTGAACTGCACAAGCTTAACGCCATGGTCAGCTACGCCGAACCGCTGACCTGCCGGCGGCGGGCACTGCTGGGCTATTTCGGCGAGCCGCTGGCCGAGGATTGCGGCAACTGCGATTTCTGTCTCAATCCGCCCGAGCGTTACGACGCCACCGAGGACGCCCGCAAGCTGCTGTCCTGCGTTTATCGCGTCGGTCAGCGTTTTGGCGCCGGCCATGTGATTGATGTGCTGCGCGGCCAGCGCAACCAGCGCGTGCTGCAGCTGGGGCACGACCGCTTGAGCACCTTCGCCATTGGCAGCGAGGTGTCGGTTGAGAGCTGGACCGGGCTGGTGCGGCAGCTGGTGCATCTGGGTTATCTCTACCCCGATGTCGCCAATTATGGCGTGCTCAAGCTGACCGAGGCCGCCCGGCCGCTGCTGACTGGCCAGCAGCAGCTGTGGCTGGCGCGCCCCCGTTTGAAGGATGCCGCTGCTGGCGGCGAGCGCCCGGCCGGGCGGGGCCGGAAGCTGCGGTTGCGGCGCCGCTGACGGCGACCTGACCCAGGTGGCGCACGGGAGGGTTCAGGAACGCCGGTCGCTGGGCAGCAGGCCCAGCGCCAGCAGGATCAGCGACGGACCGGCCAGCACCAGCAGCGCCAGGGTCGCCAGCAGGCCCCTGGCTTCATCCTGCGGTGCCTGCCAGGCCGCTAGCTGGGCCAGCAGGCACAGCAACAGACCGGCGCCGCCCAGTCGGCGGCGGTTGCGGCCGGTTCTGTGCCGGTCATCCTGGGGCGGTGCCGCTGAGCGCCGCAGCAACAGGCCGGCAATCAGCAGGGTCGGTCCAGCCCAGCGCAGCGGCGCCAGCAGTTCGGCCGCCAGCCGCTGCTGTGGCGCGACCAGCAGGTTGTAGCAGAGCAGGGCGCCGATCAGGATCAGGACGCTAGCGAGGCGGTGGCGATTGGCGGGGCCGGGTTTTTGCTTCATGGTTGCTCCCTGTCGTTCGATACTCGCCTGTCTTGCCGGTGACGCTTGTTGTCCCGCCGGCCACAGCGGGTTACAGCGGCCAGAACCACAGGATGAGCGGTACGGCCTTCAGGAGCACCAGCAGGGTCAGCGGTCATGGCGCGGCTGGCTGCTGGGCCGGCGTCGCAGCGGCGGCATCGAGCCGGTAAAAGGCGCGGGCGTTTTCGTACAGCACCTGACGGGCACCGACCGGGCCGAGGGTTTGGCGAATCCGTTCCAGATCCGTGGCCTGGAACGGGCGTGGCGTGCGGGTGCCGGGCAGATCGGTGCCGAACAGCAGGGCGGCCGGATTGGCTTCATAGAGCTGGCGCAGGGCCGGAGCGAGGGGGAAATCCACCCGGCCAAAGCCTGTCGCCTTGACCCGCACGCCACGTTCGGCCAGGCGCAGTAGCACATCGAAACCTGTGGCGGTCAGCCCCAGATGATCAATGCTGACCGCCGGCAGGGCGCTGAGCAGGTCGAACAGGGGCGCCAGTTCGGCCGAGGCGCAGTACAGTTCGCAATGCCAGCCGGCGATTTCGTGCACCCGCCGTGCCAGGCGGTCGAGTTCATCAATGCCGGCTGAACCGCCGCGTTTAAGGTTGAAACGCAGGCCGCGCACGCCGGCGCGGTCCAGTCGGAGGATTGCGGCATCGCTTACCGTTGCCGGCAGCTGGGTCACCCCGACAAAACTGGGACCGAGCTGGCGCAGCGCCGCCAGCAGGTAGCTCTGGTCGAAGGCCTGGAACGAGCCGGACACAACGGCGCCAGCGCAGATGCCGAGCGGTTCGCTAAGGGCGCGATAAGCCGCACAGTCAAACGCCGGCGGCAGATAGCCCTGATTGGCTACCAGTGGAAAGCCGGCGGCGATGATGTGCAGATGGGCGTCGAAGATCGGTTCGCTGGTCATGCTGGCCTCTGGCGCTTAGTAGGCTGTTGAAAAACAGCCTGCTGGAGCCCATGGACGGGCGACCAAAATCAATCATTACTTCGTAATGGATTGATTTTGTGAGCAAGACGGAAATCGCATTTTCGGCTTGCGTCGTTGAAAAAGCCCTGGATGGGACTTTTTCAACATCCTAGGGTGAACAAACCTTGCCGCAAAACCTTACCCGCCGGCCAGCAGGGCTGCAAGGGGGTGGGGCGGGGAAAATGCGACGATTTTGCTGCCGATGACCGGCCGGTCATGTTAAGCTGCCGGCCGCCCGGCAGTCATCAGGCGGTTGACGGGCGGACCATGGCAACAGAGCGTTTGACATAAGGAAGCGGCAAATCATGAATGACAAGCTGTTTGATGAACGGGAAGAGGAGCTGGACGCACAGGATGCCCTGACCGATGAGGAGATGACCGAGGGCGATTTCGCCGCCCTGCTGGAAGAGAGCCTCAGCGGTACTGGCCGGCTTGAGATCGGTCAGCAGATCGAGGCGACCATTCTGCAGATTGGACAGGACTGGGTTTTCCTCGATGTCGGCCAGAAGGGCGAGGGGGTGCTCGATGTGCGCGAACTGCAGGATGACGCTGGCGCCCTGACGGCTCAGGTCGGCGAACGGGTGGCGGTCTATTTCATGTCGCGCGCCGGTGGTGAACTGCGCTTTACCCGTCGTATCGGCTCCGGCCCGGCGGGCGCGGCCCAGCTGGAAGAGGCCTGGCGCAGTGGGATTCCGGTGGAAGGCCGGGTGGAAAAGGAAATCAAGGGTGGCTACGAGATTGCCCTGCCGGGCAGCGCGCGCGCCTTCTGCCCCTTTTCGCAGATCGGCCTGCGGCGACAGGACGATCCGGCGACCCTTATCGGCCAGAGCTTTCCGGTCAAGATCAGCCAGTTTGGCGCCCAGGGGCGCAACATTGTGGTCTCGCGCCGGGCGGTGCTGGAAGAGGAACGGCGGGCCCGTCGTGAGGAACTCCGCAAAACCCTCAAGGAGGGCCAGCGGGTGATGGGTGAGGTAACCTCCATCCGCGATTTCGGCGCCTTTGTCGATATCGGCGGCATCGAGGGGCTGTTGCCCATTGCCGAGGTGTCTTACGGCCGGGTGGAGAATCTGGCCGATCTGCTGCAGGTGGGCCAGCAGCTGGAGCTGATGGTCAAGAGCCTTGACTGGCAGGCGGAGCGCTTCTCCTTCAGCCTGCGCGACACCCTGGCCGATCCCTGGGGACAGGTGCGTGAGCGGTTCCCCGTTGGCAGTACCCACCAGGGCAAGGTGGTGCGGCTGGCGCCTTTCGGCGCCTTCGTCCAGCTCGATGAGGGCATCGATGGTCTGGTGCACATCTCCCGCCTGGGTGCCGGCAAGCGCATCAGCCACCCGCGCGAGGTGCTGCAGGAAGGTCAGCCGCTGGCGGTTGCCATCGAGAGCATCGACGAGGCGGCCCACCGTATTGCCCTGGTGCCGGCCGAGGCCGCTGCCGAGGTGGCGCCGACCAGCTGGAACGAGCGGCCGGCGGCGACCGCTGGCGCCGGCCGGAGCGGGTTGGGCAGCCTGGGTGATCTGCTGCGCGCCAGTCAGGACAAGAAAACACGCGGCCGCGAGCGGCGCCGGTGAAGCCGGCAGGAGGATGGCGATGACAGAACAGCAGACGGCTGTGCCGCCCTGCCCCCAGTGTGGTTCGCTGTACGGTTACCCCGATGGTCTGTTGCTGATCTGCCCCGAGTGCGGCCATGAATGGACGCCGCAGGGCGGTGCGGAGGCTGCCTGTGCCGTGCTGGCGCGCGATGCTCATGGCACCCCGCTGCAGGATGGCGACAGCGTGACGGTGATCAAGGATTTGAAGATCAAGGGTTCGTCCCAGGTGGTCAAGGTGGGCACCCGGGTCAAGAACATCCGCCTGGTCGAGGGCGATCACAACATTGATTGCCGTATCGATGGCATCGGGGCGATGAAACTGAAGTCGGAGTTTGTCCGCAAGCAATAGCGGACGCAACGCAAGGAAGATTGTCGACCGCTCCGTGCCCCGCAAGAGGCACGGAGTTTTTTTTCAGGCTCGCGGGTCGCCCTGCGGCACACGGTTCCAGATCAGCCAGTAGTAGCCGAGGGTTTCCATCAGGGTGGTGAATTTGGCGAAATCGACCGGTTTGACCACATAGCTGTTGGCATGGCGGTCATAGGCCTGCAGCAGGTCACTTTCCGCCGCCGAGGTGGTCAGCACCACCACGGGAATGTTGGCCAGCGCCGGGTCGCTTTTGACCCGCTCCAGCACCTCCAGGCCGTCGACCCGCGGCATGCGCAGATCAAGCAGAATCAGCCCCGGTCGCGGGGCCTGCTGCGGTTCGGCGAAGGGGGGCCGGCGGTAGAGATAATCAAGGGCCTGCTGACCATCGCTGACATGGATCAGGCGGTTGGCAATGCGCGACTGCTCCAGCGTCCGCCGTACGATTTCGGCATGGGCCGGCTCATCTTCAGCCAGCAGAATGACAATGGCTTCTCCTTCCATGAAGGTCTCCTTTCCGGTCTGGCGGACTGTTGGCAAACAGCCTGCTAGGGCGCCGGGCTCTCGGGCAGCATTGTGGCCGCCTGCAGGGCTGCCGGCAGGGTGAAGCAGAAACAGCTGCCCCGGCCAAGGCCTGCGGATTCGGCCCAGATCTGGCCGCCCTGATGGCTGACAATCTTTTTCGCCAGGGCCAGTCCCAGGCCGCTGCCCTCGGCATTCGGGTCGAGCTGGGTGAACAGGCCGAAGATGCGTTCGCATTGCTGCGGCTCAATGCCCAGACCGTTATCGCACACATAGAAAACCGGCGGGCTGCTGCTGCGCACACCGATGTCGATGCGTAGCTGGGCCTGCTGGCCACGGTACTTGATCGCGTTTTCGATCAGGTTCTGCCACAGCTGCACCAGTTGCAGCGGATCGGCCCGCAGCAGCTGGGGCATGTCAGCGATCTGCAGCTGGATGCTGTGATCCTGCAGGCGGCCGGCCAGGGCGGCCAGGCTGTCCTGCACCAGACTGTTGACCGTGCGGGTCTGGGCCGGCTGTTCAAGGCGGCCGACGCGTGACAGCTGCAACAGACCGGCCAGCAGCTGTTCCATGCGACTGGCGGCGCCATCAAGATAGTTCAGATCCTTGGTGATGCGCGCGTCATCGCCGGCTGTCAGATCCTGCCGCAACAGCGCCAGAAAGGCCTTGATGGTGACCAGCGGGCTCTTCAGGTCATGTGAAACGCTGTAGATCAGCTGCTCCATTTCGCGGTTTTTGTGCTGCAGATCCTCCTGCAGCTGCTTGAGGGCGCTGATGTCCTGATGAGTGCCGGCCATCAGCAGGGGCTGACCGTCGTGCCACTGTACCACGCGGCCGCAGTCGAGCACCCAGATCCAGTAGCCCTGTTTGTGGCGCAGCCGTGCCTCGCAGCGGTAGGCGGGCAATTCGCCGGCCAGATGGCGGGCGATGAGGGCTTCGCTGCGTTGCAGATCCTCCGGGTGGGCCAACCGGCGCCAGGTTGTGATGCTGAGGGGTTCCAATTCGGCCAGCGAATAGCCGATCATGGCGGCCCAGTGCTCATTGATCGCCAGGGCGCCGGTTTGCAGGTTCCATTCCCAGCTGCCGGCGCCGGTGGCGTTGAGGATGTCCTGCAGGCGCTGTTCGTTGTGGCGCAAAACCTCCTGCGTCCGGCGGATGCCGCTGAGGCTGCGTTGGGCCAGCACAAACACCAGCAGGGCGCTGAGCACCACGAAGAGCATGCCCTTGAAGGTCTGCAGCTGACTGAGGCGGTGGCCGTCGCTGGCCAGTTGCAGCAGCAGGCGGTCACTGACGAGAATCCAGATGGTCGAAAACAGCAGATAGAGCGCCGCGATGCCTGCCGCGATCCGGCCGGGGCGCAGCTGCTGAGCCGCCGGCGCGGCGGTGGTGCTGC
Protein-coding regions in this window:
- the recQ gene encoding DNA helicase RecQ, with protein sequence MTSPLHSLQQRFGHAAFRPPQQEIIDCLIAGRDVFVLMPTGAGKSLCYQIPALHRPGTALVVSPLVSLMKDQVDALTAAGIRAACYNATLTAEQARQVLARLHRQQLDLLYIAPERLMSAAFLERLREVPLALIAVDEAHCVSQWGHDFRPEYVQLGRLRQLFPQVPLIALTATADRQTRQDVVARLGLEQAETFVRSFDRPNIQYRVVEKLKPFAQLEAFLSRRRDQSGIIYALSRKRVEEIAAKLAQRGHAAAAYHAGLADGERQAVQEAFLADELRLVVATVAFGMGIDKPNVRFVVHYDLPKNIESYYQETGRAGRDGLPAEALLLFGYGDISIARGLISKGSNAEQVRIELHKLNAMVSYAEPLTCRRRALLGYFGEPLAEDCGNCDFCLNPPERYDATEDARKLLSCVYRVGQRFGAGHVIDVLRGQRNQRVLQLGHDRLSTFAIGSEVSVESWTGLVRQLVHLGYLYPDVANYGVLKLTEAARPLLTGQQQLWLARPRLKDAAAGGERPAGRGRKLRLRRR
- a CDS encoding amidohydrolase family protein — translated: MTSEPIFDAHLHIIAAGFPLVANQGYLPPAFDCAAYRALSEPLGICAGAVVSGSFQAFDQSYLLAALRQLGPSFVGVTQLPATVSDAAILRLDRAGVRGLRFNLKRGGSAGIDELDRLARRVHEIAGWHCELYCASAELAPLFDLLSALPAVSIDHLGLTATGFDVLLRLAERGVRVKATGFGRVDFPLAPALRQLYEANPAALLFGTDLPGTRTPRPFQATDLERIRQTLGPVGARQVLYENARAFYRLDAAAATPAQQPAAP
- the rpsA gene encoding 30S ribosomal protein S1 → MNDKLFDEREEELDAQDALTDEEMTEGDFAALLEESLSGTGRLEIGQQIEATILQIGQDWVFLDVGQKGEGVLDVRELQDDAGALTAQVGERVAVYFMSRAGGELRFTRRIGSGPAGAAQLEEAWRSGIPVEGRVEKEIKGGYEIALPGSARAFCPFSQIGLRRQDDPATLIGQSFPVKISQFGAQGRNIVVSRRAVLEEERRARREELRKTLKEGQRVMGEVTSIRDFGAFVDIGGIEGLLPIAEVSYGRVENLADLLQVGQQLELMVKSLDWQAERFSFSLRDTLADPWGQVRERFPVGSTHQGKVVRLAPFGAFVQLDEGIDGLVHISRLGAGKRISHPREVLQEGQPLAVAIESIDEAAHRIALVPAEAAAEVAPTSWNERPAATAGAGRSGLGSLGDLLRASQDKKTRGRERRR
- a CDS encoding zinc ribbon domain-containing protein YjdM, coding for MTEQQTAVPPCPQCGSLYGYPDGLLLICPECGHEWTPQGGAEAACAVLARDAHGTPLQDGDSVTVIKDLKIKGSSQVVKVGTRVKNIRLVEGDHNIDCRIDGIGAMKLKSEFVRKQ
- a CDS encoding response regulator, which gives rise to MEGEAIVILLAEDEPAHAEIVRRTLEQSRIANRLIHVSDGQQALDYLYRRPPFAEPQQAPRPGLILLDLRMPRVDGLEVLERVKSDPALANIPVVVLTTSAAESDLLQAYDRHANSYVVKPVDFAKFTTLMETLGYYWLIWNRVPQGDPRA
- a CDS encoding sensor histidine kinase, whose translation is MNRATCSTTAAPAAQQLRPGRIAAGIAALYLLFSTIWILVSDRLLLQLASDGHRLSQLQTFKGMLFVVLSALLVFVLAQRSLSGIRRTQEVLRHNEQRLQDILNATGAGSWEWNLQTGALAINEHWAAMIGYSLAELEPLSITTWRRLAHPEDLQRSEALIARHLAGELPAYRCEARLRHKQGYWIWVLDCGRVVQWHDGQPLLMAGTHQDISALKQLQEDLQHKNREMEQLIYSVSHDLKSPLVTIKAFLALLRQDLTAGDDARITKDLNYLDGAASRMEQLLAGLLQLSRVGRLEQPAQTRTVNSLVQDSLAALAGRLQDHSIQLQIADMPQLLRADPLQLVQLWQNLIENAIKYRGQQAQLRIDIGVRSSSPPVFYVCDNGLGIEPQQCERIFGLFTQLDPNAEGSGLGLALAKKIVSHQGGQIWAESAGLGRGSCFCFTLPAALQAATMLPESPAP